A single Mesomycoplasma ovipneumoniae DNA region contains:
- the ruvB gene encoding Holliday junction branch migration DNA helicase RuvB has product MPENLEVRPTNFDNFIGQQKLVETLKILISSSQKRKQALDHILFYGPPGTGKTTLANIVANVLESKIKYVQGPLLEKKADVLAVLANISQDTILFIDEIHGINKNIEELLYSAMEEFVIDLQIGVDGEQKIMRMKLPHFTLIAASTKLAQISTPLQNRFGYIAKIVNYTTDEMVQIISNSAAILKLEVNKEIIKYIASFSNNTPRIANNLLKRIRDFALVLNKKKIDREIVNKTFDSIGIYNQGLSQINIEYLNTLFKIFKGKSVALDVLANVLKEHRQTIINIIEPPLIEKELIEKTPRGRRITSKGKQYLTDLTAKDEKNT; this is encoded by the coding sequence ATGCCAGAGAATTTAGAAGTTAGGCCAACAAATTTTGATAATTTTATTGGCCAACAAAAATTGGTTGAAACACTGAAAATTTTAATTTCATCTTCTCAAAAACGAAAACAGGCCTTAGACCATATTTTATTTTATGGGCCTCCTGGAACGGGCAAAACCACCTTAGCAAATATTGTAGCAAACGTTCTTGAATCCAAAATTAAGTATGTCCAAGGACCATTGCTCGAAAAAAAGGCCGATGTTCTTGCTGTTTTAGCAAATATTTCTCAAGACACAATTCTTTTTATTGACGAAATTCACGGAATTAATAAAAATATTGAAGAGCTTTTATATTCAGCAATGGAGGAATTTGTAATTGATCTACAAATTGGTGTTGATGGCGAGCAAAAAATTATGCGGATGAAATTACCACATTTTACACTAATTGCTGCATCAACAAAACTAGCACAAATTTCAACACCTTTGCAAAACAGATTTGGCTATATTGCTAAAATTGTCAATTATACGACTGATGAAATGGTTCAAATTATTTCAAATTCGGCAGCGATTTTGAAACTGGAAGTCAACAAGGAAATTATTAAATACATTGCTAGTTTTTCAAACAACACTCCCCGGATTGCTAATAATTTATTAAAAAGAATTCGTGATTTTGCGCTTGTTTTGAATAAAAAGAAAATTGACCGTGAAATTGTCAACAAAACTTTTGACAGCATTGGCATTTATAACCAAGGTCTTTCGCAAATAAACATTGAATATTTAAATACCCTATTCAAAATTTTTAAAGGAAAGTCCGTCGCACTCGATGTTCTTGCTAATGTTTTAAAGGAACATCGGCAAACAATTATTAATATAATTGAGCCGCCACTGATTGAAAAAGAATTAATTGAAAAAACTCCTAGAGGTCGCCGAATAACTTCAAAAGGTAAGCAATATTTAACTGATTTAACTGCTAAAGATGAAAAAAACACCTAA
- the ruvA gene encoding Holliday junction branch migration protein RuvA has translation MQIYQYGKIVSKNKNYLIIENQGSGYLLYVPRIDRFNIDENRKIYLYEYENDYSKITYGFASFRERILFEDLISIQGVGPKTAISVLNGGVQNTINLIAANDWKGLSKIPYLSEKNAKQIVFEFHGKYKKFLENDKKQNQENILETDSKEVEKTDDLNDEILQNNSVEEKTSSELEETLKMLGFKPNQINYALTKVEPNENFENLIEQAIKIISNAREFRS, from the coding sequence ATGCAAATTTATCAATATGGAAAAATTGTCTCAAAAAATAAAAATTATTTAATTATTGAAAATCAAGGAAGCGGATATTTACTGTATGTTCCGCGGATTGACCGTTTTAATATCGATGAAAATAGAAAAATTTATCTTTACGAATATGAAAATGATTATTCAAAAATAACTTACGGATTTGCAAGCTTCCGTGAAAGAATTTTATTTGAAGATCTAATTTCAATTCAAGGGGTTGGTCCAAAAACTGCTATTTCTGTTCTTAACGGCGGTGTGCAAAACACAATTAATTTAATAGCTGCAAATGATTGAAAAGGTCTTTCAAAAATTCCTTATCTTTCTGAAAAAAATGCTAAACAAATTGTTTTTGAATTTCACGGAAAATACAAAAAATTCCTTGAGAATGACAAAAAACAAAATCAGGAAAATATTCTTGAAACTGATTCTAAAGAAGTTGAAAAAACTGATGATTTGAATGATGAAATTCTCCAAAATAATTCAGTCGAAGAAAAAACATCATCAGAACTTGAAGAAACCCTAAAAATGCTTGGCTTTAAACCTAACCAAATTAATTATGCACTCACAAAAGTTGAGCCTAATGAAAATTTCGAAAACTTAATAGAACAAGCTATCAAGATTATTTCAAATGCCAGAGAATTTAGAAGTTAG